The Sphingobacteriales bacterium nucleotide sequence GTTAAGAACATGGAGTCTTGTTTAACTCTCATTTCTAACATTAATGCAGCATAATCTGGATCTAGAATACTAGATATTATTTCTCCAGCAAGACCTGAACCTGAAGGTTGCTCTTCTGCTTTTCCACCTGTGAGTAATTTAATGATATTTGGATCTACACCTAGCATCTTTGCTTGTTGTAATGCAGCTGCTTGTGAAGCACCAGATGTACCTACTTTTGTTGTAGATGCTGTTCTTGCTGCATTCATTACAGAATTATATCCTGTGCTTCCGAGATTTAATAATTGACCTAACCCAACTTGCGTGTATGCTAAAAAGCTAAAATTTAGAAGAAATATACTAAAAAGGACTCTTAATTTCATTATATTATATTGATAGACTTAATTTATTTAACAAAGATACATAAAAAAGGCTACACGTTGTATAGCCTTAATTTTTTATGATATTTTTATAAATTTATTTATTCAAAGGATAGAATTCAACTCTTCTATTTAACTGATGGAGTGCTTCAGTGTTTGCATTAGGAATCATATTCACTTTTTCACCATAGTGTTCTAGTTTGAATCTGCTTCTATCAATTCCAAAGTTTTTAACAATATAATCAACTGCTGCATCTACTCTGTTTGCTGATAAATTGTCATTATACGCATCTGTTTGTCTAACATCTGTATGTCCTTTTGCAACTACTTGTAAATCTGGGTTATTCTTCATCACGTTGGCAATTTTAAATAACTCTGGTATTTCAGATGTTCTGATATTATATTTATCTAAGTCAAAGAATATTAATGATAAATTCCATCCACTAACGGTGCCTGTTTTAATCTCGTTATTGATAATATTTTTTACTTCTCGAATTTGTTCAGGAGTTAATCCGTCAGGTCTTATATTTATCCCTTCTTTTATTGGTAATAAAGGCGTTGAGAATGGTTCTGGATCTTTATGGTCTGGATAGCCATCTTTATCTGAATCAAGTGTTCTTCCGTGTGTATCTACTATTGCGTCTGGTTCTGTGTTTGGTTCTAAGTCTAATTCATCAATTACACCATCATTATCAGCATCTTTAACTCTGTATTGATTTTTAAGTTTTTCGTCTACCACATTCATATAAGCTTCTAATGGATTAACCCATTCATTGTGTTCTTTTTGTGCGCCTATTCTACCAAACTTAAATGTGATATTTGCATTCACATAAGAATATGCATCTCTATTCATTTTTGACAAAGAAACTTTAGTTGGTTTTCCTGAAATTGCATCAATTACATCTGCTCTTGACTGGAAGTTAAATGCATCTATCTTATCAGAGTTTGTAAATACAAACATTCCTTCAATTCCAAAATCTATTGTTTTTGTACATTTGAATTTTAATCCTAATGACAAAGGATAAACAATTTCAGTAAATTTATTTGTATATCCTCTTGTGTATGCTGAGCCTTTGATTGGATTATCATTTGCAACATTATAAATGTTTGATTCTAATCTAATGAATCCAATTCCTAAACGTGAGAAAACAGAAACTCTTCTTTCTTTCCATGGTTTTTGCTTAATATTTGATTTAATCCATCTATTAATTCCAAAAAACATATTACTCCAATTTACATAAGCACATATAGTTCCTTGATGAAAAACATTTGTTTTAAAATATACTTCTTGGTCAAATCCTAGTGTTTCCCAATGTTTTCTATCTTCAGCAAATCCACCTTTTGTAACAGTTCTTCCAGATAATTGTCCTAATGTATAATCTAAATTAATTCCGAAAATATTACCCATCATTTTAGTAATCCCAATTCCTGCGCCCCATTGAATTTCACTTGGAGATTTCATTTGTCTAAACCAGTCATAACTTCTAATATCTGTGAACGGAGAAGTTGCTCCACCATGTATGGTGAAAGACCAATCTTTTAAAAATTTTTTAGTTTCTATTCTTGATGATGTTGTCAAACTTGAACTTGACTTTTTATTCTTAGTATCAGATTGTTCGTTTGAAAATACTACATTTGCAATCATTAAGATTGAGAAAAACATGACTAGACGTTCATTTTTTAACATAAAAATTAGATTTTGCAACAAATATATAA carries:
- a CDS encoding OmpA family protein, whose product is MLKNERLVMFFSILMIANVVFSNEQSDTKNKKSSSSLTTSSRIETKKFLKDWSFTIHGGATSPFTDIRSYDWFRQMKSPSEIQWGAGIGITKMMGNIFGINLDYTLGQLSGRTVTKGGFAEDRKHWETLGFDQEVYFKTNVFHQGTICAYVNWSNMFFGINRWIKSNIKQKPWKERRVSVFSRLGIGFIRLESNIYNVANDNPIKGSAYTRGYTNKFTEIVYPLSLGLKFKCTKTIDFGIEGMFVFTNSDKIDAFNFQSRADVIDAISGKPTKVSLSKMNRDAYSYVNANITFKFGRIGAQKEHNEWVNPLEAYMNVVDEKLKNQYRVKDADNDGVIDELDLEPNTEPDAIVDTHGRTLDSDKDGYPDHKDPEPFSTPLLPIKEGINIRPDGLTPEQIREVKNIINNEIKTGTVSGWNLSLIFFDLDKYNIRTSEIPELFKIANVMKNNPDLQVVAKGHTDVRQTDAYNDNLSANRVDAAVDYIVKNFGIDRSRFKLEHYGEKVNMIPNANTEALHQLNRRVEFYPLNK